The genomic region CCAAACATTACCCAAAAGCAAAACAAGCGACGAGCAGACTCCGGCATGGTGATGGATTTGCTTGTTGCATTAACAAGAGGGGGGTCTATTTAAAAGGCGTCGTATGCCAAGCTACTCCAAGTCAGGGGTGTATCTATGTGGTTGTAACCCCCGAGGGCTAGGTGCGGATCCAATTTTGGGTGGCGCTGGTCACCACTGAGCGTCACCCACCATCAGCTCCAACTCAACTCACCCTTCTATACATCTACTCTCATCACTACTGCTCGTAATGTCCGCAGGTCATGGTGAGTTTTCCGCAGCCCCACCGACGCTGGTATCCGTGTGCTCTTATCCATACCTTGACGTGCCCGACTCGATTCTCGCCCGCCTCAACCCATCGCAtcgctgacaccagacgaGGCCTTCGCCTCCATCAGGCAACAACTACAGGAGGTATACGACATCCTCTCTCTTGTCGAGGAAACGCACCCTCGCAAACACAAGCGCCATTCGCCCACGGCAGTCAAGGGTCGAATCCATTCCATGATCACCGAAATCGACGTGTTCTGCACGAGGCCAGCACTTGACGGACCGAGTTTCCCGCACATTTTGGACCGCGTACTCGCCCTTTCCGACTATGAGGGCTTGATGGCACTGAGGGGCGTTAATAAGGCACTcaacgccaaggccgacgcgcgcctcTTCGCGCATGTCGCCCTCatctctccctccacctccacctcgctAGTGAACAAGATCAAGCATCGGGTTGGCATTGCCGTCGGCCCAGGCGGCTTCGTCCTCTGCACACCTGGTTCTGCCCACTTCCTTCCCCATTTCCCGTCCACACCAATCTCGGCCGAACGCGCGGCTCTCATAAAAGCCGTCGACTACTACGGCCCGCGTCCGTCGCCGCACGTCCAAGAAGCAATTACGGCCCTGCAAGACGTCGAGCTATGGCGTTCCGAGGCTCCGTTCGCTGCTGATTCTGACCAAGGTGCGCCGGATCTCACCCGAGGCGTGGCCGTGGCAAATTTCCCAATCATTACAAAGGAGGACACGACGTTTACGGTCCGCGTCCCGCCGCACACTACGGCGGTCGTGCACCTCACGTGGCCTGACCGGGACATGGGGCGGGACGAGACACCCGTCATTGTCGACTTGTTCGCTGCACCGGGCTCTGACGCCTACATTGTTGTGGAGAAACCCGAGGCGGACGCCCAACTCCCTCTCTCCAACCTGCGAGACGAGTTGGGGTTCTacctcggcgcgggtgTGGCCGAGGCTTTCCCAAGGGGGACGGATGAGCGGCCCCGAGTCACAATCGTCGGACTGGAGGGGCTGTATCCAAACGTGGATGCGACTACAACAGCGACGTTCACGCAACGCTGTCTACGCCAGCTGGAGAGTTACATCTCGGAGCGGtacggcgtcgaggtcaatCAGCATGTTGGGGCGATGACACTCGATGAGTGGGAGGACGCGTGGCGGGATCGCGAGTGGGGAAGGTTAGCCATGAACCCCCACCTCGCGTATACGAGTAACGAGGTCGCGCTGAGCTGTAAGTGGTTTTGAAAGTTGAAGGGCTGACGGCAGTATGGTGATCTAGCATCTCGGGACGATCTGAGAGTTAGAGTTGAGAGTTTGAGAGGGCATTCAATTCATTGAGCAGCCGGTCCGTCCGTCTTTACAGTAAACTTTGGCGGAGGACCCCCCGATCCGCTGACACTCATATGCATAGCATTGTACATTATTCTGCTTCTAGAATGAGGTTGTACCGGCCACCATCCTTTGGGAATGAGGTTGTCACGGGTTGTCACCGTGATACCGTCTGGCGCCATTGTTCTGACGCCACCGCGCTGTCACCAGCGCCATGGCCGCACCGCCGTCACTGTCACATCCACACTCGACGGTTACATTCACCCTCGGTACACAATGGGCCTCAGATCCCCTTCCAACAGTCTCCAGACATCAACAGCCTCCAGTCCTCCAGTCATTGTGGTCTGACCTGTTCTAGGTGCCATGcgtcggctgcggcggAAAGAGGCAGTGTCGCTTCAACGACGTTACCACAAATTCGGAAACCGCTTGCGCACGTAGCTTTGTGGTCGCATACAGAAGGCGTGTCTTGAATAATCTCTTCCGATACGGATGAGTGACGGAAAGGTATCACTCAAGTCAATGAGGCTGAGAGCACCGTGGGAAACCCCATCACGGACCGTATATCCGGTCCACTTCCGGAACGAAGAGTCCACTAACCCGCGCCGTCAAAACAATCAACCATAATCAACCACAATCGCATCATGCCCAATCATGCCCGCCACcgatgaagaggacgactacggcgacgagctcgtaTACGACTCGGGACTCGACGAGACCCTCCGCGCAGCCGAGGCTGTTCCTGACATCGAGGACGTGCCGCTCGCCATCTCACCGTTTGGCGAGTTTCGGCACCGTGGCAACCTCTCCGTATCTGACCTGGTTGGGCCGGTCTGGTGCGAGGTCCAGTTCGACTAGTGAGCTACTACTATGTGAtaccagctgacagcagtcgTCTGCGTACCCTTCCTTACCTCCCGGTTAGCCAGCGGCCGACGACCATAATCTCGCCCAAGGGCGCGAGCATCTCTGTCGACCAGGCAAaggtcgagggcaaggagcgTATCCTGAGGCGGGGAGAGGTGGGCATGAGCACGGACATTGTTAACCTTTGACAATTCATAAgcggctcgagcgcgagatccATCCCGAAGAGATCAAAGTTCAGGCAACGACGAGGGAAGACACATGGGGCCTGAGGTGAGCTTATCTGCCCCACAtcaaagctgacagcaggatGCTGAACATGTTCTCCGCACTAGAGGCCTTGCTAACTATCGGCAAGTGCCGCGAACTGCCAGTCGCTGGGTTCGTGGACGACACGTTTGTCCTGGGCATCATTGTGAGCTGCATTGGAAGGagcagctgacaacaggacGAAATCACACGCGTACCCATCGTCGAATCGCCAACGAAGGGTCGTCAGACGCGGGCAAAGCGTACAGAGTCCGGGCGTCAGGCGTCCCTAAACGACTTCTTCGGTGGCAAGCCACTACCCCAACCACAGACCCACCGGCTAATCGTGTCCGACTCAAAGACGCGGACGACCGCCTCAATGCCGAGGGAAGAGGACACTCTCGCTGGTCGCCTGCAGGTCATGCTCTACAAGGAGCTGAttgacgccctcctcgtgcCGCATGAACCGCGGTTGGTATCTCCGAAGGCGCGCGTTAAGGTGGAAGAGGGCGAAGCtcaggtcgaggtggaggccgaTCCGCCACATAAGCCGCCAGAGGCTTACCTTCCCACGTCAAGCGAGCAAGGTTCAGGGCTGTGGCGCATTTGGGACCATCTGGGGCTCGACACGTCCAGATGGTTCACGGACGAGTTTATCGCACAGACCTGTCCCGTTGTCGAGAGTAACGAGCTGCGGTTTGGCGTAGCCGAGGGTCGAACTCTAGCCGACTACGCCCAGTCATGGACCCGGTACGTCGCAGCCCTGGGCCTCGGTGCCGGGACAGATGAGGGCCGCACAGATACCTCGCTGGAGCTCGTATACCGCCGCGCTGCACCcaagaggaagaaggaggcaGCCCGGAAACGGCGCAAGGGAACCAAAGGCCGGAGGAGAAAAgagaagggcgaggctGTCTTGGCTGTGCTTCCCTCTCTGGAAGATGTGGACATTGCCACACTGGATGAGGAGACCCAGGTCCAGCTCGCTCTGCAACTCAGCATGCAGGACTCAAAGGCCGAGAGAGGTCCGTCGTCCCAGATTCTCAGAGACGCTCGGCTTGTGGAAATTACGTCGTCATCCGACGGAAACGAACCTAGCATGACGGTTTATGACCCAGGACACGTCCTTGCGGAGGGTCCCAGGTCCCAGAATATCGAGGCCACATATGACACTGGAGACGAACCGCCGTTATCTGAGCCTCCACTGGTAGCTTTGGGAATGGGAAGCCCCAGTTTGGCCGACAGACCTAGTGATGGAGAGTCGCAAGTCGAGCCCTTAGGTCATCCTCTAGATTCGCCCCCATCGAGCTCTGCCCTGGGCCTTGGGAAACCCACTGtctcgtgctcgtgctccCAACGCTCGGTCTCGAGCCAGACGAAATACTTCACGTCCGACAgcgagcaggagcgcgaggacgcaGAGCTGGCGTGGGCTGTCGAGATGAGCTTGGGCACCGGGTCACAGGAGACTGCCGCGCCCTCCGGAGCAGGGGTCATGTCGCCATCAGAGCGAAAGCCGCGTGCACGGTCACCCTCTCCAGGAACAGCATCGGGGTCTATTATTGGCAAGCACCGCTTCACGCAcgaccgcgccgcgcttggCACACACCTGCGATCCGTACTCCAGTACTGGCGAGGGACTCGGAGGCCACTGGGCGTCAGCACCGCTCAGGTTCGTCGGTGCCACTGGTGCGAGTTTGAGGAGGGGTGTGAGTGGCGGTGAGTCGAGGTGTGGAATACGAGTTGTGGAAGTGCTAAATGCAGCCAAACcaaggcgggcgaggcgctcgagcgctaCCGCTCGCAGAGAATGTCATGAGAACGATGAGAGCGTGTCACTTTATCATTCCTATTTGTACAGTACAGTGGTGTATTTTTACAGTCTGATGTGTGAAGCCATGGAGGTGAGGGGACGTGGAACCCAGTGTCCGTAATGTCCGTTCTTACACAAGCGGGGTCCACTGGCACACGCCGCCGTTACACACGCctgcgacgccgaggacgtcatCAGCGACGGCCCAGGTGCGCGCAGGATCGGTGAGGGCGCCAGGGAGGACGCGCCAGTTGAGGCCATTCTCCCATACCTTGGTGACAAGGCCCCTGTCGAGTGCAGAGTATATCACGGCTGCCCAGATGAGGAGTGCGAGGGTGGCAAGGTAGAGTGTGAGCCAGTCGTGCTTGGAGGGCGGCTCAATCTCGCGATCGAGatcggcggcggtgagggGCAAAGTCATTGCGAGTGGTGATCGCACGAGCGTCCTAAAACGGTACTTGGCCTCTGGCCTCGCTTGACCAATGTATGGGTTCGAGTGGTTTATGACCGATGTGGTCTCGGGAACGCTCACGatctcttcctcgacttGGTGTTGAGTTGCATCGGGGTCGAGAACCTCCTTTCtaggaagaggaaggaaggcggACCGGGCAGCGTCCTTGAACAGTGGTACGGCTGCGCGGATGTTTGAAAGGACCGTGCGCATCTCGCTGGTGGTTGGAATACGCGCAAAGCCTTGCTTGGGAGCAGGGGACTTGGAGTTCTTGGAGTTGGTCTGGCCGCGCTCGGCTTCGGAGAGAAACCAAATGTCGATACCGAGACGTTcaggcgagggcgcgcgggGCGCTACCTCGAGGGGTGGAGAGGTTTCGCGGGACGACATTTtggcgaggttggtggTTGCGACTGATTATTCACAGGCTTTTTCAAGCTGGAATAATGGTGATGGTATGGAAagatgacgtcggcggcggggaaTCTGGCGTCTTTGATACACTTTGCGTGAGTCGCGTCAGGTGGTTCCGAGATCGggatcgaggtcgaggtcgaggtcaaaGTAGCGAACAAGGTGGGAAGTTCACCTTTCAATTAGTGCATTTATGGACTGTTGCTTGTTAGACGACGAGCCACACCTCGGTATGTGGTAGTCATCAACAATCTGCTTTTACGGCACCCCTTTGAGAGTGGCTGACCCAGTCCAAGCCATCAATTGTATTGTAGGTACTCAGAAACCTGAAGATGTCATGTATTATACATGTAATGGATCGTGTATCCACCCATCCTCTACGATTACCCCTTTTTAATACCAACTGGTGCGTTGGGCCCCCGCCCGCGTAATGTCTGTTGTACCTGTTTCGGCGTCGAGTCGACCAGGACCGGGCCAAATGTCGTGCCGGTGCTCATCGGATAGACCGTTGCCATCCATGTCCATCAGCTTGTCTATCAACTGTAGCTGTAGTCATCTTGCCGAGTCTTGGAACATGGTTGCAATCTACTCCGAGTCAACAGCCGGCACTTGCTGGTTATGCGACCACCCGCCACAGTACCCCGATGGACGGACGCATGGCACGATGGCGCGTAATGCGTAATGTGCCCATGTCCGAGTTGAGATGCTTGATGCATGCATGGGTTGACGTCACGGTGTATTGCAGCGTCTCACCATCTCACCTTCACATTGGATACACTTGGATACTGTACATGGAACAGAGCAGTGGGAACAGGACAAGTGGATCTGATTGAGGTACGCGACATGAGAACGGTGGCGAGCGAACCAAACATACATGTAGAACCAAACAAAACAGCCTCGCTTGGCTTGGTTGGCCGGGTTTCTCCCCGACTGCGATACTTGGATCCCGATGGCAACGACGCAACAACGCGTCGTTGACAACGCGTTATTAGTGGACTACAACACGCAGCACGCAGGGCGTGGCTGACTCGAGCTTGTTATGCTGTGTTGTGTTGTGCTGTGTTGTGTTGTGCTGTGTTGTGTTGTGCTGTGTTGTGTTGTGCACCTGTTGACGGAATTCACTTGACACGATCACTGCCATGTGCTCGTCAAGGGAACACACGTTGTGCGTGACCTTGGAGTGTGTGCTGTCGATGGCCCATGCAACAACAACGGCTGACCAACGATCCAACATGGCGGGATCGGCCAAGATCGGCCATAGGCTGAGGTCAAGCTAAAGACTACAGGCGACCCATCGTGTCGCGAGCTCACTTACTCCAGATGTTTAGATGGCCACAGAGGCTGGTTATGTCGACATAAGCACCTAGCATCTGgcacccaccacccagcTTCACCACCGTCTCGTGTACGCAATCTCCTGAAGTTTCAAATCAACATTTCACAGGCACAAGAGTACATCACAAAGAGCCATAGATGTCTACTACAACCCCCAACTGcttccccctccttctgcCCTTGGTCACGAGTTAAGATGCGATAAGAAAAAAGAGATAATACTGAGTGGTATGGCTGAATCCCCAGCCATAAGAAAAGTGAAATGGCCCCAACTAATTGTGGGTCGCCTGGaagccgtcctcgtcgacgacaatgtTCTTGACGCGCTTGGACGCCTTGACGGGGTTGGGCTGCTCGTAGACCCAgtcgagttcctcgaggGTGCGGCCCTGCGACTCGACGCCGAAGAAGAACCAACaggccgcctcgacgcagTCCCAGGCAACAAAGACGAAGATGTACTTGTATCCGAGGTTCTGGAGGCCAATGGGGCCAGCAAACTGGTTGATGAAGCCGACGGCGGAGACGATAAAGCCCGAGGCGGCAAGACCCTTGGCACGCATGGTGGTGGTCAGAGCCTCAACGGGGACGACACCCTGGAGCGGGGTGTAGGTGAACGAGAACAGACAGTTGAAGAGGAAGTAGGCGGCGAGAGCGCCTTGGGCGACTGACGTTGAGATGGGCCCGGCACCTTCAAAGCCGGCCTTGTTGACCTGCTTATCGAGGACGGCCGAGAGAGCCGAGTTGatgccaaggaggacggcACAGCCGAGGGTACCCCAAGGAAGGATGAAGCGGCGGGGCATGCGGTCGGTGAGTGTGGCAGCGGTTAGGGCACAAATGGCAGAGATGCACTGGTTAAGGAGGTTGTAGCCGAGCTGGCCGGCGACCGTGTCGACACCGAGGTTCTTGAAAATGATGGTGTTAAAGTACGCCAGACCGTTACCGGAGAACTGGCCAAAGACGGAGATCATGAGAACCTGGGCCATGCGCCAGCGGCCACCGtgcgagaagaagagcggACGGTAGTCCCACCACACCTTGTCGATCCCGTCGAGGGCAATCGAGGCCTTCATCTCACGAAGCTCAAACgagacgagcgcgtcgtcggggttgccgttgccgtGGTACTTTGTCAGGAAGTCGtgggcctcctcgacgcggcccTGCGCCACGAGGTAGCGTGGCGATTCGGGGACAAATGGCAGGATGGCCATGACGAGGAAGCAAGCAACGGCCTGGAGAATGAGGGGGAGGCGCCACGACATCTGGCCGTTGATAAACGATGTGCCAAAAGtgatggccgaggcgggAACCGAGCCACCAAACCAGCCACAGTTGTAGATGCCGGTCGCGCGACCACGCCACTGGGGTGGGGCAATCTCCATCGAGTACGCGGGCGCCGCGACAGTCATGATCGAAATACCAAAGCCGAGGACAAAGCGACCGACGATGAACTGCTCAACATggtgcgaggtggaggtgaggatCATGCCGATGATAATAATCCAGGCGCCGATGAACATGGCCTTGCGGCGGCCAAAGCGGTCCGAAATGGTGGCTGCGAAAGGCGAGCCCACCATCGAACCGACAGTGTAGAGGGAGAAGATGATGCCAGTGAGCGTGCCGTTGT from Cutaneotrichosporon cavernicola HIS019 DNA, chromosome: 2 harbors:
- a CDS encoding uncharacterized protein (Exonuclease V - a 5' deoxyribonuclease), with translation MPATDEEDDYGDELVYDSGLDETLRAAEAVPDIEDVPLAISPFGEFRHRGNLSVSDLVGPVWCEVQFDYRLRTLPYLPVSQRPTTIISPKGASISVDQAKVEGKERILRRGERLEREIHPEEIKVQATTREDTWGLRMLNMFSALEALLTIGKCRELPVAGFVDDTFVLGIIDEITRVPIVESPTKGRQTRAKRTESGRQASLNDFFGGKPLPQPQTHRLIVSDSKTRTTASMPREEDTLAGRLQVMLYKELIDALLVPHEPRLVSPKARVKVEEGEAQVEVEADPPHKPPEAYLPTSSEQGSGLWRIWDHLGLDTSRWFTDEFIAQTCPVVESNELRFGVAEGRTLADYAQSWTRYVAALGLGAGTDEGRTDTSLELVYRRAAPKRKKEAARKRRKGTKGRRRKEKGEAVLAVLPSLEDVDIATLDEETQVQLALQLSMQDSKAERGPSSQILRDARLVEITSSSDGNEPSMTVYDPGHVLAEGPRSQNIEATYDTGDEPPLSEPPLVALGMGSPSLADRPSDGESQVEPLGHPLDSPPSSSALGLGKPTVSCSCSQRSVSSQTKYFTSDSEQEREDAELAWAVEMSLGTGSQETAAPSGAGVMSPSERKPRARSPSPGTASGSIIGKHRFTHDRAALGTHLRSVLQYWRGTRRPLGVSTAQVRRCHWCEFEEGCEWRQTKAGEALERYRSQRMS
- a CDS encoding uncharacterized protein (Belongs to the major facilitator superfamily. Sugar transporter (TC 2.A.1.1) family), which codes for MSDIKNPESEKNDLHHIDKHLESGSENELQAVIAQSNIPRWSASSIKLYLGVFCACCCAFANGYDGSLMTAILAMPAFNKQFGSYKGGVFEEIQDNGTLTGIIFSLYTVGSMVGSPFAATISDRFGRRKAMFIGAWIIIIGMILTSTSHHVEQFIVGRFVLGFGISIMTVAAPAYSMEIAPPQWRGRATGIYNCGWFGGSVPASAITFGTSFINGQMSWRLPLILQAVACFLVMAILPFVPESPRYLVAQGRVEEAHDFLTKYHGNGNPDDALVSFELREMKASIALDGIDKVWWDYRPLFFSHGGRWRMAQVLMISVFGQFSGNGLAYFNTIIFKNLGVDTVAGQLGYNLLNQCISAICALTAATLTDRMPRRFILPWGTLGCAVLLGINSALSAVLDKQVNKAGFEGAGPISTSVAQGALAAYFLFNCLFSFTYTPLQGVVPVEALTTTMRAKGLAASGFIVSAVGFINQFAGPIGLQNLGYKYIFVFVAWDCVEAACWFFFGVESQGRTLEELDWVYEQPNPVKASKRVKNIVVDEDGFQATHN